The stretch of DNA TTCCCAGAATTATAAggctattttttaatttttttagtgtCGATAATATTCAGTTGTCATCCCCACTTTCATGTAACACATGTAGTAGGATTATTAGAAGATttaaggttgacgaaatataaagtgagccgatttCTCGAACAAGTTAGAAtttgaacaagatcggctcaTTTTATGTTCATCAACTTTACCAGGCATAAGATTTAACAGTGTATACTTTACTTGTTATTTAATTTCTCTAAGCTAAAAATTATTCTTGTTTCTATAACTTACTTAATAGTTTCCAGGAACGTCTTTCTGTCTGTTATTTCATCAGGAATGCGGCTCAAAATTTTCTTCAATGCAGTAGATTTCTTGTTTAATTCTTGGAATGCCTCTTCAGACCGGTTCAGCCTTAGATCAGCACCtgtaatttatttaaacaaCCATAATTACACACAAATCATTTCATGTAATTAAAAGTTGTAACTGTAATAGTAATATTATAAAGTAAATTAAACACTCTAATATTAAATAAAGTCAACAATTGTGTGCTTTGTTCTAGAATTTAGTCTCCAACCCAAATGATAGCTCTCTATAAACATAACTTTGTGTATATTCCAatagtattttacttttattaaataagaGACACTTCCAAATTTAAAGGTATTCTTTTGCTTCTAGACCTCAGAAGGTATACCAATTTTCCTTTTACAAAGTATTACTGCTCTTACCACCACATGATAGCTTTTAAAGCAAAGTGAGAAATGTCATTCAGAATTAAACAATTCTAAATTTATGTAAAGGTTCCTAATGTTGAAGCAGTTCTAAATTAACTTGTCTAGACAGTCAACAatattttaccaataaaaaattaaaaaacaaagcttACATTCTGATTCTGTAAGAGCCCCCTGCAAACGCAGTAAACTCTCATTCATATTGACAGGTATATCAGCTCTTCGCATTATCCCGGCCACCAAATCATAATTAAGCCCTGGCACTGCAGCCTCCGCCTTAGTAAGGGCTGCTCGTAATGTCTGAGACGCGCCCAAATCATATTTCTCCAACTGAAATATAAAACGTAGAACACTATTTCAATATGATATATGGCAGCCTTGAAGCTTTTATCAACATTAGTACCAGTGATTAGCATTATCACATACGTTTTCCTGGTACCTACATATCTTGTTTATCAAACAAACCTGAACACTGAAACTTGTACAAACCTGAGTTAACACAGGACGAATAAGAACGGGCAAAACCAAAGAAGTGACAGGCAGTTCATCGCCCATTGTCATTGTGGCAAAGTTTATGGATTTAAGATGGGCGAGTACAACAGTGCTTTTTGCAGCACTCGTTGGCCAGATAATTAGCAATATGCAAAAACAGGACACAAATAGAAAGTACAATAAACAATAGAATTAACTTCACACCACATCACATATACATAACTTGATTATTTCACAACTATTTGACAATGACAACACCCATTTCGTCTATGTCATAAAAGTATTGCCAGTTGATAATGCAAATTGCAAATTACAAGTGATTAAAAATTCGTTCATTTACGTCTTTTAAACAACACAAATCAATTGTTTAGGTATGTATGATATACATACGTGGGATTGAGATTTGAAACTATCTTTGAGTGATATTATTTCGATTATTAGTTACATTTTTTCATGAACGCAGTTAACGCAACGCCTTCTCTTCACAGTAGTCCAAATCATGCTAACGAGACAAATGAAACATTCTTTCTtattaaatgtgatttaatTTTCCAGATTCTGGTttctaatattaaaatatatttaagggAATTATTCAATAAAACTTGCTTTGCTTGTCGTTCCAGTCGTAAACAATGACAAACATTTAAGGTAAAATCGGACTCGATTTATCAAATTGTCAATGAATTGACATCTGACGTGTCTTTCATTCACtctcatagaaggtaggattgcatagaagtggtatacgcgtgcctccgtgagggacaaaacatacgcaaatgcgacactgtgattggtcgaattcatttgttgcccaccattctccatactaataaaaaggtggggaacaaacaaaaagtgagactatgacaaggacaagcaataataccgctttctctgctactcctactgaaagatacataagactatcccgttctgtcagttacccccaccactcatgtcagatccaggtatatcctagattcatgttCACTCTTGACTGTACTGTATTATTATATGGGCAGGGTGCTAAATAAACTAAGTGAAGTTTACATTGCACCTATCAtcagttttattattattaatctaAATAATAACAGTCACCTGCTTGAAGTGTAAGACGAGATAACATGGCTAAAAATACCTCCAGTTCAGCTTTCCGAAAAATAGACATTGATCAATACAATGAAGATAACTTCAAAGAGGATGAAGCCGAGCAAGCTATGCCCGCTGGCCCCGACGAGGGGGAAGTCTCTGCATTATTGAATCAATATCCTTTTCAAATACCGCAATTGCATGCATGACTACGAATTTCACTTGAATAATAATTGTGATTCTAAAGACGCGTGTCCATGTAGCTACATTTGTTTATCATTGCCTCTGAAGTGTCTATGATTCATCATTCATCACCATTTATTAGATAGATTTCCTTATGCTTATTCGAATATgaggttttaataacaaaagcTTATATATAGAATAAATTTTACGCCCCATGAAATAATGACATGtcattagtttaattaatttaagttCTATGTAGTTTGTTTCCAAACATCTTGAAATGGAAGTAAGTGCTTTATAATAAACGGGTATAAAAATCTTGTACCTACTATTTAGTATGTAGTAAAGCTTTAACTCTCATAGTTCCCAATAATTCCACTTAAACCATTTATGTTCATGGTAGGTTTACAGTTCCATAGCAATTAATTTATGGCAGAGTATTTTTAATTCATTAACCGCTGTATGGTGACCCTAGTGCTACAACATAAATAACAAGGGTTTCCCGACGGTAGCAACAATACTTAGtaaagacaaaacaaaaatgTGTTGTGATAAGAACTATAATGTGAATTAATTCAAATAGAGTCAATAGGGTTAGAGAGCTGAcataaaaataagtatttatgttaatttacaatcttatcaaaaaaatattccatAATTCATAATATACAGGAAAATACAATGAAGCACTCAAAACAGTTTTGGACAATGCACCATTAGGGTCTTCCAATCAACAAGTAAAGGTGAGTAaagaatctttttttttttcaaatattagtTATGAAATATGTCACATTGTTAGGAACATATTAAAGGAAAATGTTATTTCCTGATATAACACCTAGTGGAagcacatattattataaactgGATTGTGTAAGAAGAAAGAAGAGGACTATTCTACAGGACACTATTTGTACAGTCCACTAAAATTAACTATATGTAATGTTTTTGTCTGTATGTTACAGGACAATGCCCTTACACTCACATTAAAAGTGTTGCTCGCCATTAAATCTGCACAAATTGAAGATGCCGTAGCAAACCTATCCCAGGATGACATTGACATACTGATGAAATATATCTACAGGGGCTTCGAGTACCCATCCGAGGGATCCAGCGGGCATCTGCTCCTTTGGCATGAGAAAGTTTACAATGTGGGTGGCACTGGCTCCATAGTGAGGGTCCTGTCCGACCGTATGAGAGTTTAGACCAAAAGACTATTAATACTTACCTATCATTCTATATGTTTATGTAAAttcttaataaattttattttatctcttGTTTGAGTTTTGTATCAATAACTTGGACACttttcttaacacattcactgccagcaacCCAttaggcgggttctctgttcgtaggcgctttccGCTACAAAGCGGAAACACGTTATATCGGCTACCTGTGTCGGCTCGTAGTGctcgcgctggcagtgaatgcgttaaaaaaagctaaatttgACAGTCTTTTTTTTTGGATACAAGCTTTAACCTCTAGCATCCCACAAAAAATTAActacaatgaaatttaaattgttcgattttaaaacaaaactaattaaattttactTTCTAACACCATTCAAATTTCACTGCTATTTTTATCTTGTTTGCATCCACCACCACTAGAGGTTAAAATCTAGTCTGTCTGACAGTCCTTACATCATTTACCTACTACTGTTACGAGACCGCGTTGCATTACTAATGGAGTGGTGACAAACATTACGTCATTGACCACAACGGCGGATACCTATATTTCTGTAtgctatagaaaaaaaaatgtcggTGATAAACAGATTGCCTAATATAGGTATAttgggtggaacagaacgaaggacttttacgcaaacggggaattgtttaggctacgtactttatttttcacttattaatcacgttaatatttctaaccgttttagagatacagtttgttaaacattagtgcataaatctgtatgttacaaccctagcaagtagatcctattgtatgacatgacatgtgtcaatttaaaatgtaaatatctttgtagggttgtcactgatataaaaatatttcattttagtgattttgttttacttgttacttcagctttacgattataataactcgattgtagatcacttagataacattatcctttcagctcagtctctagaaatgttccaccctgtatatttaaaGTAAATCTGTTAGGcagtaaattttttttagacttgAATTTGAAATTTTAGATGGTGGATGATGATGGATGGTTGAGTGAGaattgaacgccacgcctatcgtgtgcggcgcatcatcgtgaaccttgtcggaatgcacgaaggtagatattgggctgtagccgcgcaCGTGAGTTGACGTCTTTGGGGGTCAAAGGGTCAGGAAAGTGTCCAATAACTTTATGAGAGGAAGGGACAAATAGGTAACCCTACCCGACACGAATAAAGGCCAGAACTCTGCTGCGGCTGCGTGCAAGTAGACGTGCTCAAGCGCATGCGCCAAAATGTTTacgtacatatggtgctactttaccgcactagtgcgataatgagcacattacgtaactatgtcgaacTGTATTTAAAATGAATGTCTAATGTATTTAAAAGGTCATTTgaactgtaaaacgttgtacgatacatgtgcgaatgggtaaatcgcaactcgtgtcgatttaaaacactctcttcggtcgtgttttaatggAATGCCActtgttgcgaatttcctacttttcgttCTTGTATCGTGATGTAGGTACTACtatggtacagtcgccatcagatttatcggagcggctaagctaaggcgctcacaaatatctgaacacgcctcaaTTGTCAGGGCTTTAGAGTGCGAGTTCaaatattgtgaacaccttggccgctccgatatatccgaTGGCTACTGTACGTCTAGGTATACGTAGGTTTTACACAGGTCTACAAATGATCAATATCGTATATGGTACCTATCTATTAACTGGAGCAAATAAAGTCAATGAACTACGTAATGTTACATAATAAATTAAGAAAGATATTATGAATTGCGCGAGGAAGTTGCGACAATGAGTGCACCGCCGCGATCGGCGCTGCGGAACTAGCAACAAGTGACCGTCGAAGAAAGTAAACGCAGCCGCTGCAGACCGTCGCTCGCCACAGAGAACGCGCCAATATATAAGCCAATCATTACTTTTATTGCCACTCTGCAGTTTCGGAGGAGCTTGGACGTACGCTCGTGAAGAGTCAAAATGACGGTTAGTAGATTATTTAAACTCACTCTGGTATCATCGTTTAATCACAGAATAGAAtttaaaatataggtatttttttttaattaatggcaTGTATACATAACACTGCGTTGTAACACTTAAATGAGCTAATGATATAGTtttgatgtaggtatatttataaaaactgTTGGAGCACAATTACCCAGCAGTAAGTAGTAATTTTACGGCACTTCCTTTTTTTGTGGAGTAggtagggggaagcggggcagataggcacaaggggcagttttgaacacccacactaattccttaactaaaaacttatgttCACCTTCTGCAACACTAAAACGTGGCTTTGTTTGTGTGATTGAGGTACCAGCTTCGGCACATCTCTCCTGCCAGCCGTTGCCGCTTAGTGCGTGAAAACGTGTTTCCGCGGtcgcatagtaaataaattatgatttttttatcgagttgtggtgcgaaattttagactttaccggatgaacatcataatgagcgcttagtacgtttattcagtaatagagtaagcttattattttaaagtaatacttaatagtatatttttaataaattatttttcatttatttgaccattggggtactttggtacaataaagattggggcagttttgaacatgtcaaagtgcccctctagtgtatctaagtgcccctgccagtttttttgttgtgaaaattttttttactgaatagtgcgaacgtacaaagagaaaaaaaattgacaaagaaaagttaaacaaccaaagtagctttttgtgaaaaactgacactgatttcatgaaaagtttttttttgtagttttagtgcacctgcttaataactgtagtatgttctaatagcaccgcacttaatagacgttttgtaatgtttaaaaagttcactactggtcagctaactgagttgatctgtaaagtgtgctctgcggggcagtttgaaacacttacggggcactttgattcacgtgccaaagtaccccaaaaCGATGTATCAAAGTGTCCTATGTAATGTATTAAAGTGCCCTGCAGGTGGGGCACAATTGAACAAAtcccattttttgttaaaatccatatatctcttttactggccataaatttaacaaaaaaagataTACTTTGTATACCTTAGTAAATTTGTTATCTACtaagtacaaaaaatatatatttagagTTCATTTTGAGGCCTAAAATCGATTTCAAAAAAAGGTGTACCAAGCTGCCCCGCTTCCCGCTACTAGGTAGATACATCCTCTACAAGCTTCTTATACTTAAACTTAGCAATAAATAGTTCGATTTTATCccaacatatacctacctatcttaTTAGTTTTGCTTTGAGTCAGAAGTTACCTACCTCTGGAATTAGGCTCGCTAGtgataacatttaaaaaatttcgcgctcttGAAACATTTAAGAATAAAAGACAAATATCATAAACATACCTTTCTTTCAGAAACTTTTAATTCTACTGTGCTGCGCATACTACACCTTCGCCTCTCAGCACAGCCATATAATCCCAGTGGAAAACTACGAAACAGAACTAGAGGACTTGGGACAACACACAGAAACACACGAAACGCCTGTCAAAGTAATAAAGATAACCAAAACTATCGCGGTAAAGATTCCAGTGCCATACCCGGTGAAGGTGATTGAGAAAGTGCCGTACCCAGTTCATGTCAATAAACCATATCCCGTACAAGTGCCGCATGTTATTCAGCTGCCTAAGGAGAGGACCGTAGAGCTCAGGCCGCACCATGAGGTCCATGAGCAAGCTGGCGAAGAGAAACCCCATGATGATTACCAAGCGGAACAAGCCCCCGCTTACGACGCGCCTTCAGGACACGAACACTCGTACGCACCATTAACAGAACACATACACGTCGGGGACGGGTTCAACTATGGAAACAATCAGCAGGTGTCGGCGTTCGGAAATGACTATTCCCAAGGCGCTCCAGGGAACTCTTACGGCGCTCCCAACGAAGGACATTCATATGCAGGCGAAGAAGGGCATAATTATGACGAATCAAAACGGTATAACTCAGTTAAGCCATATCATGGAAAATAGTACCTAGTAACGCCGATCAATTAATGTTTTTGATAGTGCGATGAATAATTCCCACTGATCAGTTATTTAACTAAGTCAGGTTGGTACATATGTATGTTGTTTTGCTGTGAATGTTGTATGTtgtgtaatttaataataattgttgCTACATGTGTAAGTGTTATGCGTTTAATATGATTGTGACCAGATATGCTAAAATGTGTATCTAGTTCGCAAACGTTCCCACTGCGAGTTTGCGAACTAATTCTACctacatgtacctacttaatttataGATGAGTAAAACTTATGTGTTCAATTAAGCttagctttttttttcaaatcgcATTACCGCTGTTACTTAACTTCATAATAATGTGCATTCTACACTTATAAGTAAGTACAAGTTCTTATTGAAAGAAGATTGCCGGTATTTAGGATCCGGAAATTTATACTAccgactatagttcgtttttttagcattagaaataaggtaaacaatcttgatgtgtttttttaattgaaaaacacgttttaaaaataagtcacggcaaatatgtaacaattatgaatttaatacgatcatttatattcttctgttttcatatgtaatagttactgatttaaaaaaagcgtttttcaattataaGACTTGTCAAggccttctttctaatgctaaaaaaacgaactataggctaGGGTGCAGAtagatttttcgcccccgaaaacccccatataccaaatttcatcgaaatcgttggagccgtttccgagatccccgaaatatatatataaataaatatacaagaattgctcgtttaaaggtattagatagatacgGTCACAGTAAGTTGACATGACACTGTCAGCGCCAACTACCTAAGCTCTCAAATCACGCGAGTGAGAGGATATATTACTAATTGCTAAAAGCGTATATGTCTCAGTTTAGAGTAATTACCTAAATGTTCTCGTTGATTTGGATCATTTGGCTAATAATTAGagaattgcattatatataatTGCATGAATATGCGAAATATAATCTAAGCGATTATACACCTAATTAACAGAataatattctaaaataacgTTAAAATCAGCGGTAGGTACTTCAGTCTCTCTGGTTTGAAAGAAACCAGTAGACCAGGTACCTACTACTTCAAAAGATATCCTCAAAATACGGGAATAATCTCAATTATATATGTTTTCCAGCGTAGAATTTTTAAAAGCTTGGTAAAACATGATAAGCCCTTTAATCTCGTCACATCACAGTCTGTTTAGTGCGTGTTCAAAGGCCTGGCTTTAATACATGGAACGGCAATAGCCTTGACTTTTTACCTATTTGACCAAGTTAAATTAGCACTAAAAAATGTTCATACCCAGTACCtcatttaaattaattgattattgtgattatttactttatttagaTTGAAATTGTAAAGTAACAAAAAATGCAATTACATGTAAACGAATTACatcaaatttattaaaattgaccattattcattatataATTCTAAAACTTAACACAAATTTAACACAAGAACATTTAACAACACCCAAACATCGAATGACATTATAAATCTTACTTGCTACTTTAAAATTATCATTCTTATAGGCTATGTGCTATATTATGTTAGGTGGGCAAATCGcagttataaatatatttttttccaggaCGAATAATGATTGTATTATTTAACTAACCAAACATTTACACAACAATAAAGATACGTGAACCCTTTATGTGTAATTCTGTATGCCTACTTTCAACAATTGTTTAGTCTTaaacttttataaaataaaaaggattATAACAGAATTCAGTAACTTTAAGTATTCAATGTATAGTATAACGCTCCGcaattgttgcgccatttagggtcctagctaaattggttgttcaatacttatgcttatagaatttccaatttagcaagaaccctaaatggcataacaatcccgtgtgatATACAGTACCCCAATGTACAGTATTGTGCAATAAGGAAGGCATGGGTAAAAATTGTTAATGAGACTCAATAGAAACCCCACGCAATGGGGGTTTATGACTATTCGCCCGTGTTACACCCCATATTTTCATTACACTTAAGAAGAAAAAGTTATAAAGGGAGTTAATATTAATTACAGTAAAATTACAGATAGCGCTCGACATTTGTTCATTGTAAAGTAAAGGCAAGAAAGGAGATTCGGTATACAtcaacgaataaaaaaaaatcattttataaAGAAGTACCTAGCAGTTAAATGTGAATGATTGATTAATATTTCAAAGTTGACtattaaacataaacaaaagTAATGAAAAAGAAACATCAGCATTGTATTAACAATGCTGATGTTTGTTGGGTATTAACCCAGACCCCATTTTCCTACCTCACCTTCCTCTCCTATATAGATACCTCATTATTAGGCTTAATTTTAATCCCTTAAATATGTATACTTCGGACGCGATATCGCGGCTGAAGTCTATCAAAATTCAATTAAAAATTGAATTACTTAAGACTTGTTATTTATTGGCTCGTAAATCTAGGCTTATAACCTTAATAGTTCATATGAGTTAAGAGTACTTAGTTAGGCAATAATAAAAACCACctcttaaaaataaatgacGTAGTTAAGTTGCCACTCCTGCCTTTATTTTCAAGTTTTTAAAGGACTTGATCTTTTAAAAAGGTGTACTATTTTAAAATAAcgtgggaaaaaaattaaacataaatatacTTGTTCGGTATAATTATATTCGTCATTTTGATGACATATTTAGACAAGCCCAAGTGAGTTAAAGTTAAGGGCATATAACACCAAGCACCAGGGCCCAATTTTtatcaagtaggtaggtaccctgTCTGTTAGGCAAGGTGCCGGTTTATACCTACGCTATTTAATTCGGCGATGAATTagcattttaaaagtaattaattttaacATGCACAAGTATAAAACAACAAAGaaatttaaacatataataaattaattaaattgtttccacgaaatggtcccgcctCAGCATAACCCAAAAGTCAGTGCTGATCGTCCTATCACGTTCACATCACGTATCATAAAGTGGCTTCTTATCACGTTTTACTAAAATTACTAGTTCAAGGCGAACTTAAAGTCattgtttttacaaaatatgtatGACCAAATCTGTTAAAAGGCAACTGTCAAATAATTAAACGATTCCGAAAAGCGCCAAGAGGCGTCAATGTCGTGCACATAGccaataggtacttattctaATCGCTGGCCATTGACGTAAGAATAGAATGTGAGAATTGTGTTTGGTTTTCTTCAGAAAGTGGGAGCGTAGACCCCGGGTCGCTCGGCGGCGGAGCGCTCGGCGCGGCCGGCGGAGCCGTCGACGATGGCATCCGCTGTGACGCTTGGCCGTAGTGCTATTTCCAATTTCTCTTCTTCGTCCGAAACGTACATGCGGGTTAGGTCTGATGCGACCGATGCCGTTTCGCTGACGCTATAACAGTTAAGAAAAATGTATGTTAGCGACAGACGGAACAACGAATTGCTTGTGTGGTGGAACTGGTGGATCATAGGGGAGATGCCGTCGTCTGCTCTACCACCCAGACCAGATTAAAGGCGCCATAATTTAGTTTTTGTACGGTTCGGTTTTCTTTCTCCAATTGGGTACAGGATTCACAAGAGCTGACACGAATGGAATGACTGAATGAAAATATCGGTATACatactttcgtttgggccaaattacctttcgccaaatttcacttcccaacaaacttatcgcaatagttgCATTTCCCAAATGAATCTTTAGCAAATTTACACTTCGCAATTAATTTGCTTGGTCAAATTAGGTATCATTTGGCATCATTTTTCTTTGTCAAATTTTAATaagacaaaaacttatttagcaaactttttttattggctaatattTTATTCCAAAATGATGTCTGGTCAAATTGTCACTTCGCAAATTTGACAATTAGGCATctctatttaaatttgtacctTTTGTTGTGTTAATATAGGTACGTTAAAGTCTACGTAATTTGGATGGGTTGAGTTAATTTgagttaggtttgaactgcgatcctcacaaaaCCGAACGAAccgctatcagaaaagtgggttaggttaggttagggtagaactgtgacccttacagaacgAATGATCAGttatggtctaagatcccacatatatggtcgaccttcactaatctgtctgacggatgaaactatgaaaatatgaaagaatagtacattgtaggagaggacggaaaaccgctaaaagatggacgagtgagtttgagggccgatacgttagtggaggccctcaaataatacgagctttagcgtttccggccgaggcattacatagtgcttttcacgactactgcgaggaatgCTGCTCTAATGCTTTGTTCTCAGTTCCCACCGCCTCTAGTAACGCCGGGTTGCGAGCCCCCTTGCGTCGTATTTGTAACACTTACAATAAAGAATTTACTTCCATCGATATTTTCAATGTCACTAGGCCCAAATATCGTAACCAAATACTCAATATCCTCAACGACCAACATAGTGTCCGTCAGTAATGTGTCGTCATCATCGCTACTATCTCTGCTGTCAttgtacttaataattattgatcAGATTGGTTGTCAGTATTTTCAACTTActctttatttttcttgtttagctaatttaaaattttagaacctcaataataaatattatatacaatTCACATAAGAATGGTCTACAACACTTGGTTAACTTGTATGTAAAGATACGTTTTAGTTAAGTCCGtttattttaagtatgttttagtGAGAGCGTTTAAGGAAGTAAGTGTTCATCtcaataatatatgtacctatcaaTGTAACCTATTATCCTGTCGCATACTTCTGTTGTTtctccaataaataaataataataataaataagaaaacatttgcataactttaagtactagcccgcgatttttctgg from Cydia splendana chromosome 5, ilCydSple1.2, whole genome shotgun sequence encodes:
- the LOC134791123 gene encoding uncharacterized protein LOC134791123, with protein sequence MTKLLILLCCAYYTFASQHSHIIPVENYETELEDLGQHTETHETPVKVIKITKTIAVKIPVPYPVKVIEKVPYPVHVNKPYPVQVPHVIQLPKERTVELRPHHEVHEQAGEEKPHDDYQAEQAPAYDAPSGHEHSYAPLTEHIHVGDGFNYGNNQQVSAFGNDYSQGAPGNSYGAPNEGHSYAGEEGHNYDESKRYNSVKPYHGK
- the LOC134790745 gene encoding programmed cell death protein 10, with amino-acid sequence MTMGDELPVTSLVLPVLIRPVLTQLEKYDLGASQTLRAALTKAEAAVPGLNYDLVAGIMRRADIPVNMNESLLRLQGALTESECADLRLNRSEEAFQELNKKSTALKKILSRIPDEITDRKTFLETIKEIASAIKKLLDAVNEVSQYTPGPGKQVLEQRKREFVKYSKRFSNTLKEYFKEGQANAVFVSALYLIHQTNQILYTVKNKSE
- the LOC134791122 gene encoding actin-related protein 2/3 complex subunit 5-B, with translation MAKNTSSSAFRKIDIDQYNEDNFKEDEAEQAMPAGPDEGEVSALLNQGKYNEALKTVLDNAPLGSSNQQVKDNALTLTLKVLLAIKSAQIEDAVANLSQDDIDILMKYIYRGFEYPSEGSSGHLLLWHEKVYNVGGTGSIVRVLSDRMRV